The following are encoded together in the Weissella soli genome:
- a CDS encoding S-ribosylhomocysteine lyase, translating to MAEVESFTLDHTQVKAPYVRLIEAQNGPHGGRITNYDLRLTQPNEVAIETSGIHTLEHLFASLVRDELDGIIDISPFGCRTGFHIISWEPYTPTELAETLTRVLRKIATTVTWEDVPATTMEECGNYKDHSLHSAREWAKIVLAQGLSDDPFERHVVEA from the coding sequence ATGGCAGAAGTTGAATCATTTACCCTTGACCACACTCAAGTAAAAGCCCCCTACGTTCGTTTAATTGAGGCTCAAAACGGACCACACGGTGGTAGGATCACTAATTATGATCTTCGTTTGACACAACCAAATGAAGTCGCCATTGAAACCAGTGGTATCCATACATTGGAACATTTATTTGCCAGTTTGGTGCGCGATGAACTAGATGGCATTATTGATATTTCACCATTTGGATGTCGGACTGGTTTCCATATCATCTCATGGGAACCCTATACACCCACCGAACTTGCGGAAACTTTGACACGTGTGTTGCGTAAAATTGCCACCACTGTGACTTGGGAAGATGTCCCTGCTACCACTATGGAAGAATGTGGTAACTATAAAGACCATTCACTACATTCAGCTCGTGAATGGGCCAAGATCGTTTTGGCCCAAGGATTGTCAGACGATCCGTTTGAACGCCACGTTGTTGAAGCTTAA
- a CDS encoding vitamin B12 independent methionine synthase has translation MSKTHFHFDHVGSYLRPNELKQARADLDAGKISAAELLTTQHQLVDDLVDNEVKSGLHVITDGEFGRSWWHLDFLWNLNGIEAYDQAASYAFHGAKTRATNVRINGKLSANFDHPFFNDFSYLKSIAPDGVEVKTTIPAPTLLFRDGRSDLALNFYDTWEDYLTDLAKTYHDTLQHYYDLGSRYVQLDDTTWAFLIAKLNESKDDPIAHAKYEKIAQDGVWVINEALKDLPEDLRVATHICRGNFKSTYLFEGGYAPVAKYLGALNYDTFFLEYDDERSGDFAPLADIWNGRENVELVLGLLTSKSPDLETVEDVKARIEAAAQIVPLQNLGISTQCGFSSTEEGNVLTIAQQWDKLKRVGEVATAVWGD, from the coding sequence ATGTCTAAAACTCATTTCCATTTTGATCATGTCGGTTCATACTTGCGTCCCAATGAACTGAAACAAGCCCGTGCCGATCTTGATGCTGGCAAAATTTCTGCTGCAGAACTACTGACCACCCAACATCAACTCGTTGATGACTTGGTAGATAATGAAGTTAAGTCTGGTTTACATGTTATCACTGATGGTGAATTTGGTCGTAGCTGGTGGCACCTGGATTTCTTATGGAATTTGAACGGTATTGAAGCTTATGATCAAGCCGCATCGTACGCCTTTCATGGTGCAAAAACTCGTGCGACGAATGTGCGCATTAACGGCAAGCTCTCAGCAAATTTTGATCACCCTTTCTTTAACGACTTCAGTTACTTAAAGAGTATTGCGCCAGATGGTGTCGAAGTGAAGACGACCATCCCGGCACCGACATTACTTTTCCGTGATGGTCGTTCAGACTTAGCCCTTAATTTTTATGACACTTGGGAAGATTATCTAACAGATTTGGCCAAGACATACCACGATACCTTGCAACACTACTACGATTTGGGGTCACGTTATGTACAACTTGATGATACTACCTGGGCCTTTTTGATCGCCAAGTTGAACGAATCAAAGGATGATCCCATCGCCCATGCCAAGTATGAAAAGATTGCGCAAGATGGTGTCTGGGTAATTAATGAGGCTCTGAAGGATTTGCCTGAAGATCTTCGCGTCGCAACCCATATTTGTCGCGGTAATTTTAAATCAACCTATCTATTTGAAGGAGGCTACGCGCCAGTGGCCAAGTATCTCGGGGCCCTCAACTATGATACCTTCTTCTTAGAATATGATGATGAGCGTTCCGGTGATTTTGCCCCACTAGCTGACATCTGGAACGGTCGCGAAAATGTTGAGCTGGTTCTTGGTCTCTTAACCTCTAAAAGTCCTGACTTAGAAACTGTTGAAGATGTGAAAGCCCGCATCGAAGCGGCCGCTCAAATTGTCCCCTTACAGAATTTAGGCATCTCAACACAATGTGGTTTTAGTTCTACTGAAGAAGGCAATGTCTTAACCATTGCGCAACAATGGGACAAACTAAAACGCGTTGGCGAGGTTGCTACCGCAGTTTGGGGTGATTAA
- a CDS encoding DUF3114 domain-containing protein yields the protein MSSTRQQLEMQVQTLREEGWSEFAISEYMQHIEAESILENVTIIEDSWEAAHRIGSKLFNHMLFDDAELATDAKLNMFYRLLGARIDQFNFMQLYRVADKTFRFPAGEAELIVYFQFVDQFVQLIQEKYATRGLYDIWDHQMRYWLSLPIIDFIFIDEQTQQNGRFSSERKQFEKWLEKTRIIHYPFGKSNPRLHNRYSKGELETIDVKTKDLNIKDQFIGDEGYHVEVVFNKDGKAISQWNVLRETVDGKIVSNPAEYSTPELLQIANTESVNYAEIGGADHNRLDVKPANLMFGMESLVRRRAKRAFKAIPIDQFNTITRNKWAKNKA from the coding sequence ATGAGTTCAACTCGACAACAACTTGAAATGCAAGTTCAAACACTTCGTGAAGAGGGCTGGTCTGAATTTGCCATTTCTGAATATATGCAACATATTGAGGCAGAAAGTATCCTGGAAAACGTGACGATCATCGAGGATAGTTGGGAAGCGGCGCATCGAATTGGTTCAAAATTGTTTAATCATATGTTATTTGATGATGCTGAACTGGCAACCGATGCAAAGCTAAATATGTTTTATAGACTGCTTGGAGCACGCATTGATCAGTTTAATTTTATGCAGCTCTATCGTGTGGCGGATAAAACATTTCGCTTTCCAGCAGGTGAAGCTGAATTAATCGTGTATTTTCAGTTTGTCGATCAGTTTGTACAATTGATACAGGAAAAATATGCCACGCGTGGTCTGTATGATATTTGGGATCATCAAATGAGGTATTGGTTGAGTCTGCCAATCATTGACTTTATTTTTATAGATGAGCAAACGCAGCAAAACGGACGATTTAGTTCGGAACGTAAGCAATTCGAAAAGTGGCTTGAAAAAACCCGCATCATACATTATCCATTTGGTAAGTCAAATCCACGCTTGCACAATCGTTATTCTAAGGGTGAACTTGAAACTATTGACGTGAAAACCAAAGACTTGAATATCAAAGATCAATTCATTGGTGATGAAGGCTATCATGTGGAGGTCGTCTTCAATAAAGATGGGAAGGCAATCAGCCAGTGGAATGTTTTGCGTGAAACCGTCGACGGTAAAATTGTATCGAATCCTGCAGAGTATTCGACGCCAGAGTTACTGCAAATTGCGAATACTGAATCTGTCAATTATGCCGAGATTGGTGGTGCTGATCATAATCGCTTAGACGTCAAGCCGGCTAATTTAATGTTTGGTATGGAAAGTCTGGTGCGACGACGGGCTAAAAGAGCATTCAAGGCGATACCAATTGATCAATTTAATACGATAACCCGAAACAAGTGGGCTAAAAATAAAGCATAA